The following proteins come from a genomic window of Synechococcus sp. BIOS-E4-1:
- the lhgO gene encoding L-2-hydroxyglutarate oxidase, with the protein MSEISTDVAILGGGMVGMALAHQLNERYSDLSITLVDKEPEIGRHSSGRNSGVLHAGIYYPPGSLKAKVCVQGAKRLRAWCEAEGLPVLDCGKVIAPQAVELDSQLELLLERGRANGAEVRLIDYEEFQERVPNGRTASGRALWSPGTCVVKPKIVLQRLEQRLRERGVSFVLGAAVSDVSPDIRQLNLNHSGESSTVSYGHLFNSTGLQADRIAKLFGLGYDCTLLPFKGLYWQLDPRAPFNFSTNLYPVPDLNVPFLGVHVTPSPDGSISLGPTAIPALGRENYRGLDGLEPLMALEFLGDLASQWWRNAGGFRQYAKEQALHGLKPLFLKAAQALVPDLRSEHLIPSQKVGIRAQLYDRRSGTLVQDFRLEHGPSSTHVLNAISPAFTASFSLVDLIINESTLAS; encoded by the coding sequence ATGAGTGAAATATCCACCGATGTAGCCATCCTTGGTGGCGGGATGGTTGGTATGGCGTTAGCACACCAACTCAATGAGCGTTATTCAGATCTTTCGATTACTTTGGTCGACAAAGAACCTGAGATCGGCAGGCACAGCTCTGGACGCAATAGTGGCGTACTACACGCAGGTATCTATTACCCCCCGGGTTCGCTTAAGGCCAAAGTCTGCGTCCAAGGGGCCAAGCGTCTGCGGGCCTGGTGCGAAGCGGAAGGATTGCCAGTACTGGACTGCGGCAAAGTAATTGCCCCGCAGGCTGTAGAGCTAGATAGTCAGTTGGAGCTGCTGCTGGAGCGGGGCCGTGCAAATGGGGCAGAGGTACGTCTTATTGATTATGAGGAGTTTCAAGAGCGTGTTCCCAATGGCCGTACCGCCAGTGGCCGAGCACTTTGGAGCCCCGGCACCTGTGTGGTGAAGCCTAAAATTGTGTTGCAACGCCTTGAGCAACGCTTGCGGGAGCGCGGTGTGAGCTTCGTCTTGGGTGCCGCCGTTTCTGATGTATCTCCTGACATACGGCAACTTAACCTGAACCACTCTGGCGAAAGCAGCACAGTGTCCTACGGCCATCTGTTCAATTCCACGGGACTGCAGGCCGATCGGATCGCCAAGCTGTTTGGACTTGGTTATGACTGCACCTTGTTGCCGTTCAAAGGTCTTTACTGGCAATTAGATCCAAGAGCTCCTTTCAACTTCTCCACGAACTTGTACCCAGTACCCGATCTCAATGTTCCGTTTCTTGGGGTGCATGTGACCCCAAGCCCCGACGGCAGCATCAGCCTTGGGCCAACGGCCATCCCGGCCTTGGGGCGCGAGAACTACAGAGGGCTTGATGGACTTGAACCATTGATGGCGCTTGAGTTCTTGGGTGACTTGGCAAGCCAGTGGTGGCGCAACGCGGGCGGATTTCGACAATATGCCAAAGAACAGGCCTTGCATGGGCTCAAGCCATTGTTCCTCAAGGCAGCTCAGGCATTGGTGCCAGACCTACGTAGTGAGCATCTGATTCCAAGTCAGAAGGTGGGCATTCGTGCCCAGCTCTACGATCGGAGGTCTGGCACATTGGTGCAAGATTTCCGTTTGGAGCATGGCCCCTCAAGCACCCATGTGCTCAACGCTATTTCTCCGGCGTTTACAGCCAGCTTTTCTCTGGTCGATCTGATCATTAACGAATCCACCCTCGCCTCTTAA
- a CDS encoding DegT/DnrJ/EryC1/StrS aminotransferase family protein: protein MKVPIARTGLTEDEVQSVLEPLRSGWLVQGPKVREFEQAWSSFTGADHSIAVTSCTTALHLSLAALGFGPGDEAIVPAFTWISTANVVEHLGGRVVFADIDLSTFNINPADIESLITPRTKAILPVHLFGLSADMKVINEIAQKHNLWVVEDAACGFGATFQNRHVGTFGNTGCFSFHPRKAITTGEGGMITTHDSQLAEKIRRLRDHGAAMNDLQRHLGPRPYLLADHPDAGYNQRMTDLQAALGAAQMQRAKAIVNERRELAGFYDKAFADLDWLRTPKAPTGYGHGYQSYPCLFEPGTVVRAVKSRDQQLLKEVSERRNVWMEELQKQGVSTRPATHAVHMLSYYRNRYQLKPEHFFAAQAANDCSISLPLFHGMSGEEQQYVIDVVRGRKA, encoded by the coding sequence ATGAAAGTGCCTATAGCCCGAACGGGGCTCACAGAGGATGAAGTTCAGAGTGTGCTGGAGCCACTGCGCAGCGGTTGGCTGGTTCAGGGCCCCAAAGTACGTGAGTTCGAACAAGCTTGGAGTTCATTCACGGGGGCTGATCACAGTATTGCTGTGACGAGCTGCACAACAGCTTTGCATTTGTCTCTGGCCGCTTTGGGTTTTGGGCCTGGTGATGAGGCGATTGTTCCCGCCTTTACATGGATCTCTACTGCGAATGTGGTGGAACATCTAGGGGGTAGAGTGGTGTTTGCGGATATTGACCTGTCTACTTTTAATATTAATCCTGCAGATATTGAATCCTTAATCACACCGCGTACGAAAGCAATATTGCCTGTTCATCTCTTTGGATTGTCAGCCGATATGAAGGTAATCAACGAAATCGCTCAAAAACATAATCTTTGGGTGGTTGAAGATGCTGCCTGCGGTTTTGGCGCAACTTTTCAGAATAGGCATGTGGGTACCTTTGGCAACACTGGTTGCTTTAGTTTTCATCCTCGTAAGGCAATTACCACTGGCGAGGGTGGCATGATCACCACACATGACTCCCAATTGGCAGAAAAAATTCGACGTCTTCGTGATCATGGTGCGGCTATGAATGATCTGCAGCGTCACCTTGGGCCAAGGCCTTATCTGTTGGCTGACCACCCTGACGCTGGGTACAACCAACGAATGACTGACTTGCAGGCTGCGCTGGGCGCCGCCCAGATGCAGCGTGCCAAGGCGATCGTGAATGAGCGCCGAGAGTTGGCAGGTTTTTATGACAAGGCATTTGCTGATCTGGATTGGCTGCGGACACCTAAAGCGCCAACTGGTTACGGACACGGATATCAAAGTTATCCATGTCTCTTCGAACCTGGGACAGTTGTTCGAGCTGTTAAGAGCAGAGACCAGCAACTACTCAAAGAGGTATCTGAGCGACGTAATGTGTGGATGGAAGAATTACAGAAACAGGGAGTCTCCACACGTCCGGCAACCCATGCCGTTCACATGCTGAGTTATTACCGCAATCGGTACCAATTAAAGCCTGAACACTTCTTTGCAGCTCAGGCTGCTAACGATTGCAGTATTTCTTTGCCACTATTTCATGGCATGAGCGGCGAAGAGCAACAGTATGTAATTGATGTTGTACGAGGCAGAAAAGCCTGA
- a CDS encoding DegT/DnrJ/EryC1/StrS aminotransferase family protein yields MQFIDLTAQQKQLLPDGRSLRNAIDGRIAAVLDHGQYILGPEVVELEKRLAAYVGVNYCIALASGTDALLISLMALGVQLGDEVITTPFSFISTAETIALLGAVPVYVDIDPVTYNLDPSLLERAITARTKAIVPVSLYGQPADFAAINPIAARHGIPVIEDGAQSFGSTQHGRYSCSLSTIGTTSFFPSKPLGGYGDGGACFTSDRVLAERIRRISRHGQSRRYFHTDLGVNGRIDTLQAAIVLAKFEVFETEVEARGRIGASLSSRLQAAGIKSTPQLVPGNTSVYAQFTIEVENRPAVQASLKEQGIPSSVHYPTLLYQQPGLVGLGRCSQQSCGCPLALSASERVLSLPFHPYLTEAEQERIAVAVAVSSSTPQSAVI; encoded by the coding sequence ATGCAGTTCATTGATCTCACAGCTCAGCAAAAGCAGTTGCTGCCCGATGGCCGCAGCTTGCGGAACGCGATCGATGGGCGTATCGCTGCAGTGCTCGACCACGGTCAGTACATTCTGGGTCCGGAGGTAGTGGAACTGGAGAAGCGGCTGGCTGCATATGTGGGAGTCAATTACTGCATAGCTTTGGCAAGCGGTACTGATGCTCTGCTGATCTCCCTGATGGCACTTGGGGTGCAGTTAGGCGATGAGGTGATTACTACGCCCTTCTCATTTATCTCCACCGCCGAGACCATTGCCCTGCTTGGGGCGGTCCCGGTGTACGTGGACATCGATCCAGTCACCTATAACCTCGATCCCAGCCTTTTGGAGAGGGCGATCACAGCGCGCACCAAAGCCATCGTTCCAGTAAGTCTTTACGGCCAGCCAGCGGACTTTGCGGCAATCAACCCCATTGCTGCTCGGCACGGTATCCCTGTGATCGAAGACGGTGCCCAGAGTTTTGGGTCAACTCAGCACGGGCGGTACAGCTGCAGCCTGAGCACGATAGGAACCACGAGCTTTTTCCCTTCCAAGCCCCTTGGCGGCTACGGCGATGGCGGAGCCTGCTTTACGAGCGATCGTGTGTTGGCTGAGCGTATTCGGCGGATTTCGCGCCACGGCCAGAGCCGCCGTTATTTCCATACCGATCTGGGCGTCAATGGACGAATCGACACCTTGCAGGCGGCGATAGTTCTGGCCAAGTTTGAGGTGTTTGAAACGGAGGTGGAAGCCCGTGGCCGAATCGGTGCGTCGTTGAGTTCCAGGCTCCAAGCTGCCGGCATCAAAAGCACCCCCCAATTGGTGCCTGGCAACACGAGTGTTTATGCCCAATTCACTATTGAGGTGGAGAATCGTCCGGCAGTGCAGGCTTCTCTCAAGGAGCAAGGGATTCCTTCATCGGTCCATTACCCAACCCTGCTGTATCAGCAACCTGGGTTGGTTGGCTTGGGCCGTTGCAGCCAGCAATCTTGCGGCTGCCCGTTGGCACTATCTGCCAGCGAGAGGGTGCTGAGCCTGCCGTTCCATCCCTATCTCACTGAGGCTGAACAGGAGCGCATCGCTGTTGCCGTTGCCGTATCTTCTAGCACTCCTCAGTCAGCAGTCATCTAA
- a CDS encoding ABC transporter ATP-binding protein — protein MTQAESLQVPHSTRFLLLSIWGHLSSRRRIQLTLLLVVMLASGVAELVSLGAVLPFLAVISDPQRLWQNTQVQEFAPRVGLTESSQLLVPAIIAFAMAAVLAAFVRLVNVWLNGRLAAAIGADLSSEAYRRTLYQPYEVHLHRNTAEVITCTTSQINQTVGALNALLQIITSSVVAAALITGLLVIDAQVALATAVLFGSAYFALAITVRRELRTNGHKIALAITLQLKTLQEGLGAIRDVLLDGSQATYLQIYRRADRPQRQLQAKNAFLGTFPRYALEALGMVSIALVGGLLVTQRGSGTTVIPLLGALALGAQRLLPALQQIFSGWAALKSYNADIQAVINMLNQSMPSSVIAVEPLLFRSTVHIKGVYYRYGPAQPYVLKGLDLEIRCGERIGLIGSTGSGKSTILDLLMGLLEPTAGNIFVDGEDVHDLEHPERLMAWRAAIAHVPQSIYLADSSIAENIAFGVPRDQIDLARVKQAAQQAQISNFIENSLEGYWSFVGERGIRLSGGQRQRIGIARALYKKARLLVLDEATSALDNNTEAAVMHSFEDLSRSLTVVIVAHRLSTLSSCDRVIEMEQGCIARQTTGAKLGSFYE, from the coding sequence ATGACTCAGGCTGAATCACTGCAGGTTCCCCACTCCACCCGCTTCTTGCTGCTGAGCATATGGGGCCACTTGAGTTCTCGCCGTCGCATTCAGCTGACACTGTTGCTCGTTGTGATGCTTGCTAGCGGTGTTGCGGAGCTTGTTTCACTTGGAGCTGTTCTGCCATTTTTGGCTGTAATAAGTGATCCTCAGCGGCTTTGGCAAAATACGCAGGTCCAGGAATTTGCACCTCGGGTTGGCTTGACCGAATCAAGCCAATTGTTGGTGCCTGCCATCATTGCTTTTGCGATGGCGGCGGTGCTTGCGGCGTTTGTTCGGCTTGTAAATGTTTGGCTTAATGGCCGGCTGGCGGCTGCGATTGGAGCCGATTTGAGTTCTGAGGCGTATCGACGCACTCTTTATCAACCTTATGAGGTGCATCTTCACCGCAACACTGCGGAGGTGATTACTTGCACCACCAGTCAGATCAATCAAACAGTTGGAGCTTTAAATGCTTTACTGCAGATCATCACCTCCTCTGTGGTTGCAGCCGCTTTGATCACAGGCTTGCTTGTGATTGATGCCCAAGTTGCTTTGGCTACGGCGGTTTTATTTGGGAGTGCTTATTTCGCTCTGGCGATTACAGTGCGTCGCGAGTTGAGAACTAATGGCCATAAGATTGCCTTAGCCATAACTCTACAGCTTAAGACCCTCCAGGAAGGATTAGGAGCGATTCGTGATGTTTTGCTCGACGGCAGTCAGGCCACTTATCTGCAGATCTATCGCCGAGCTGATCGACCACAACGACAGCTTCAGGCTAAAAATGCCTTTCTTGGTACCTTTCCCCGCTACGCGCTAGAAGCATTGGGCATGGTGTCAATCGCTCTGGTCGGGGGGCTGTTGGTGACCCAGCGGGGCAGCGGCACTACTGTGATTCCCCTCCTAGGTGCCCTGGCCTTAGGTGCCCAGCGCTTGCTGCCTGCCCTGCAGCAGATCTTCAGTGGTTGGGCAGCTTTGAAGAGCTACAACGCAGATATCCAAGCCGTAATAAATATGCTTAATCAGTCAATGCCTTCTTCGGTGATAGCGGTTGAGCCTCTATTGTTCCGCAGTACCGTTCATATTAAGGGGGTGTATTACCGTTATGGGCCTGCTCAACCATACGTACTTAAGGGACTCGATCTAGAGATTCGCTGTGGTGAGCGCATCGGTTTAATCGGAAGTACAGGCAGCGGTAAAAGTACTATTTTGGACCTTCTAATGGGTCTACTAGAACCCACAGCTGGTAACATCTTTGTGGATGGAGAAGATGTGCATGATTTGGAGCATCCTGAGAGGTTGATGGCTTGGCGGGCTGCGATTGCTCATGTCCCACAAAGCATTTATCTGGCTGATAGCTCGATTGCCGAAAATATCGCCTTTGGAGTCCCGCGTGATCAAATTGATCTGGCTCGTGTGAAGCAGGCGGCTCAACAGGCTCAGATCTCTAACTTTATTGAAAACAGTTTGGAGGGATATTGGTCTTTTGTGGGAGAGCGAGGCATTCGTCTCAGTGGCGGTCAGCGCCAGCGGATTGGTATAGCCCGGGCTCTTTACAAGAAGGCACGTTTGCTTGTGCTTGACGAAGCTACGAGTGCTCTGGACAACAATACGGAGGCTGCAGTAATGCATTCTTTTGAAGATTTGAGTCGATCCCTGACAGTGGTGATTGTTGCTCATCGTTTAAGTACACTTTCCAGCTGCGATCGTGTAATCGAGATGGAGCAAGGATGTATCGCTCGGCAAACAACAGGTGCTAAATTAGGTAGTTTTTATGAGTGA
- a CDS encoding NAD-dependent epimerase/dehydratase family protein, giving the protein MDIRGKKLLVIGGSGLIGSHTVDSLLREDVGEVIVYDNFVRGRMENLALVRQDPRFKVYDIGGDILQTDILEAVMKGVDGVFHFAALWLLQCHDYPRSAFDVNVRGTFNVMEACVKAGVNRLVYSSSASVYGDALSEPMTEDHPFNNKNFYGATKICGEAMLRSFHHRYGLDYVGLRYMNVYGPRQDYQGAYIAVIMKMLDAIDRGESPTILGDGSEAFDFVAVEDCAQANVCAMKANATDNFYNVGTGIRTSLKELAEMLIELTGSNNPINYAPRSQATLVRNRIGCPQKASKEINYTAAIELRDGLQRLIDWRSSHKAEVEARRDAQRVAV; this is encoded by the coding sequence ATGGACATTCGCGGCAAGAAACTTCTCGTGATCGGTGGATCCGGTCTAATTGGATCGCACACTGTTGATTCTCTGTTGCGCGAAGACGTGGGTGAAGTGATCGTCTACGACAATTTTGTGCGTGGGCGCATGGAGAATCTGGCTTTAGTCCGTCAGGATCCTCGCTTCAAGGTATATGACATTGGGGGTGACATTTTGCAGACCGATATTCTGGAAGCTGTAATGAAGGGTGTCGATGGTGTTTTCCATTTTGCAGCTCTCTGGCTATTGCAGTGCCACGACTATCCACGTTCGGCTTTCGATGTGAATGTGCGTGGTACGTTCAATGTGATGGAAGCTTGTGTCAAGGCTGGAGTGAATCGGCTGGTCTACTCGTCATCGGCATCGGTTTATGGCGATGCTCTTAGCGAGCCAATGACAGAAGATCATCCATTCAACAATAAGAACTTTTATGGTGCTACCAAGATCTGCGGCGAAGCGATGTTGCGATCTTTTCATCATCGTTATGGATTGGATTATGTAGGCCTACGCTACATGAATGTGTATGGTCCAAGGCAAGATTATCAGGGGGCTTATATCGCTGTGATTATGAAGATGTTGGATGCTATTGATCGTGGCGAAAGTCCAACCATTCTTGGAGATGGTTCTGAAGCATTTGATTTTGTTGCTGTTGAAGATTGTGCTCAAGCCAATGTATGTGCCATGAAAGCAAATGCAACAGATAATTTTTATAATGTGGGAACTGGTATTCGAACTTCGCTTAAGGAATTAGCCGAAATGCTCATCGAACTTACAGGCTCGAATAATCCTATTAACTACGCACCGCGCAGTCAAGCGACTTTAGTGCGAAATCGTATTGGCTGCCCTCAGAAAGCCTCAAAGGAAATCAACTACACCGCGGCGATTGAGCTGCGAGACGGTTTGCAGCGATTAATTGATTGGCGATCTTCTCACAAAGCAGAAGTTGAGGCGCGACGTGACGCGCAGCGGGTGGCGGTATGA
- a CDS encoding GNAT family N-acetyltransferase encodes MIQVTIIEGFGCNEFRDYILQNSCTFIYSEPRFLKLLAEHLGASSSWLVARRNGEIVGLLPFLKKDGPLGPVFNSLAYYGSNGGVIQVIQDDESKSLLVDSFYTLAAEEQASSATIITNPLELDSDFYDRKITYDYRDERIGLITHLPSSEDLLISRFDNPRPRNIRRAIKEGVTVAKGSTDALPFLYDIHSDNMRAIGGLAKKRSFFDAIPSTMHKDDWAVFTATLDGKPIAALLLFYFNETVEYFTPVIVETHRNTQALALVIYEAMRDAINLGFVNWNWGGTWTSQGGVYDFKKRWGTSEYRYYYYTCIYNSDLKTCRSEYILEHYPGFFLVPFNQLINPPIT; translated from the coding sequence ATGATTCAAGTCACGATCATCGAAGGTTTTGGTTGTAATGAATTTCGAGATTATATTCTGCAGAATTCTTGTACTTTCATATATTCTGAACCACGCTTTTTAAAATTGCTCGCGGAACACCTTGGCGCAAGTTCTTCGTGGCTTGTAGCACGTCGAAATGGCGAGATAGTCGGACTACTCCCTTTCCTCAAAAAGGATGGACCACTTGGACCGGTTTTTAACTCGCTTGCCTACTACGGAAGTAATGGAGGGGTTATTCAGGTTATTCAAGATGATGAATCTAAGTCGTTACTTGTTGATTCTTTTTATACTCTTGCTGCAGAGGAACAAGCATCATCTGCGACGATTATTACGAACCCGCTTGAACTTGATTCCGACTTTTATGATCGGAAGATAACATATGACTATCGTGACGAAAGAATCGGGCTGATTACTCACCTTCCTTCATCAGAAGATTTACTAATTTCCAGATTCGATAATCCCAGACCTCGTAATATAAGGCGCGCAATTAAAGAGGGCGTCACGGTTGCAAAAGGTTCAACCGATGCACTTCCATTCCTTTATGACATTCATTCTGACAATATGAGAGCAATTGGGGGTCTGGCCAAAAAACGTTCGTTCTTTGATGCTATTCCAAGTACGATGCACAAAGACGACTGGGCAGTTTTTACCGCTACGCTTGATGGTAAGCCAATCGCTGCTCTACTTTTGTTTTACTTTAACGAGACGGTAGAGTATTTCACTCCGGTTATTGTGGAGACTCATCGAAACACTCAGGCACTAGCACTAGTGATATATGAAGCCATGCGTGATGCAATAAACCTAGGCTTTGTTAATTGGAACTGGGGTGGGACGTGGACTAGTCAAGGAGGAGTTTATGATTTCAAAAAGCGTTGGGGCACGTCTGAATATAGATACTATTATTACACTTGCATATATAATTCAGACTTGAAAACTTGCCGCTCTGAATACATTTTAGAACATTATCCAGGTTTTTTCCTGGTTCCATTTAATCAATTAATTAACCCACCCATTACATAG
- a CDS encoding Gfo/Idh/MocA family protein: MLHPIAPITDRRIRVALVGCGRISRNHIKAIAVHHERAELVAICDTQAYRLEQAQALITEAAAEYSGASANPVKFRCFSDLITAAHAKNTLVDLVVLATPSGLHPIQVIAAAEAGLHVCTEKPMATRWEDGVAMVKACDQSGVHLFVVKQNRFNPTLQLVKRQLQSGRFGKLAMVSVNVFWQRPQSYYNHDSWRGTWEFDGGALMNQASHYVDLLDWLVGPVESVSASIATLGRAIEVEDTAALQLRWRNGALGTMAVTMLTYPQNLEGSITLLGETGTVKIGGPAVNKIEHWAFADECPDDADVEEASYATTSVYGFGHQPYYTNVFDALQGKAEALCDGREGLRSLELLIGAYRSARDGRAVHLPLEY, translated from the coding sequence ATGCTCCACCCTATTGCCCCGATTACCGATCGCCGCATACGCGTCGCCTTGGTGGGCTGTGGGCGTATCAGTCGAAACCATATCAAGGCAATTGCTGTCCACCACGAGCGGGCCGAGCTGGTGGCAATCTGCGATACCCAGGCCTATCGCTTGGAACAGGCTCAAGCGTTGATCACCGAAGCCGCGGCAGAATACTCTGGTGCCTCCGCAAATCCGGTCAAGTTCCGCTGCTTCAGCGACCTCATAACAGCAGCCCACGCTAAAAACACACTGGTGGATCTTGTGGTTTTAGCAACCCCCAGCGGCCTACATCCGATTCAGGTGATAGCGGCAGCTGAAGCGGGCCTTCATGTGTGTACTGAAAAGCCGATGGCTACCCGCTGGGAAGATGGCGTAGCGATGGTGAAGGCCTGTGATCAGTCAGGGGTTCATCTTTTTGTTGTGAAGCAGAACCGGTTCAACCCCACCTTGCAGCTGGTAAAGCGGCAGCTGCAGTCAGGACGCTTCGGGAAGCTCGCGATGGTGTCGGTGAATGTGTTCTGGCAGCGGCCACAGAGCTACTACAACCATGACAGCTGGCGCGGTACATGGGAATTTGATGGCGGTGCATTGATGAATCAGGCCAGTCACTATGTGGATTTGTTGGATTGGCTTGTGGGGCCGGTGGAGAGTGTGAGCGCCTCGATCGCCACGTTGGGTCGTGCGATTGAGGTGGAAGATACCGCTGCTTTGCAGCTGCGCTGGCGCAATGGAGCTCTGGGGACAATGGCGGTCACGATGCTTACTTATCCCCAAAACTTGGAGGGCTCCATCACATTGCTAGGTGAAACCGGCACCGTGAAGATTGGTGGACCAGCTGTTAACAAGATTGAGCACTGGGCCTTTGCTGATGAGTGCCCGGATGACGCTGATGTTGAGGAGGCCAGTTATGCCACCACCAGCGTGTACGGCTTCGGCCACCAGCCCTATTACACCAACGTGTTTGATGCGTTGCAGGGCAAAGCAGAAGCCCTGTGTGATGGCCGCGAGGGCTTGCGTAGCCTGGAGTTGTTAATAGGCGCTTACCGCTCGGCCCGCGACGGGCGTGCCGTGCATTTGCCTTTGGAGTACTGA
- the asnB gene encoding asparagine synthase (glutamine-hydrolyzing) produces the protein MCGITGLINLDGDSVSPVILKKMTDAIAHRGPDGEGHWIEESVGLGHRRLAIIDLSPAGHQPMISSDHRYVLSYNGEIYNYRELRAELEAEGVWFRSQTDSEVVLYALAHWGRNALLKFNGMFALSLWDRKEKILLIARDRYGIKPLYYSQQGNRFAFGSEQKSIIAQPEFRKKLNKPALLEYFTFQNIFTDQTLLEDIQLLPAGHYVTFNAHNSQLTSHQYWDYRFREPERPADKREYLEELDRLFKQAVNRQLVCDVEIGSYLSGGMDSGSITAIAAQQFPNLKSFTVGFDLSSASGLELAFDERATAESMSARFKTEHYEMVLKAGDMERCLPNLAWHLEEPRVGQSYPNYYAAKIASKFVKVVLAGSGGDELFGGYPWRYYRAVNAQTFEEYIDHYYFYWQRLANNTQLKQIFAPIRSEVEQVWTRNIFRDVFATHDNELNCPEDYINHSLYFEAKTFLHGLFVVEDKLSMAHSLENRVPFMDNDLVDFAMQCPVGLKLNNLAEVLQINENDPRSKKNIHFQKTSDGKQILRDMMKACIPDEITQAKKQGFSSPDASWFKGESIEFVRRQLLDSNARIYDVLDKASLSPLIEQHLTGEENRRLLIWSLLSVEEFMGQL, from the coding sequence ATGTGTGGCATCACCGGCTTAATTAACCTCGATGGTGATTCTGTTTCTCCGGTCATCTTGAAAAAGATGACTGACGCCATTGCTCATCGCGGACCTGATGGAGAAGGCCATTGGATTGAAGAGAGTGTTGGGCTCGGTCACCGACGCCTTGCCATTATTGACTTGAGCCCTGCCGGTCATCAGCCGATGATCAGTTCAGATCATCGTTATGTGCTTAGTTATAATGGCGAAATCTATAACTATCGAGAACTACGTGCAGAATTAGAAGCAGAAGGGGTCTGGTTCCGCAGCCAAACAGATAGCGAGGTTGTGCTTTATGCCCTGGCCCATTGGGGCAGAAATGCGCTGTTGAAATTCAATGGCATGTTTGCGTTATCTCTTTGGGATCGCAAAGAAAAAATCTTACTGATTGCCCGCGATCGTTACGGAATTAAGCCGCTTTATTACTCGCAGCAAGGTAATCGTTTTGCTTTTGGTTCGGAACAAAAGTCCATCATTGCCCAGCCAGAATTCCGGAAAAAGCTTAATAAGCCAGCGTTACTGGAATACTTCACCTTCCAGAATATTTTTACTGATCAAACCCTTCTGGAAGATATCCAGCTTCTGCCGGCAGGCCACTATGTAACATTTAATGCTCATAACTCACAGCTCACCAGCCATCAATATTGGGACTATCGCTTCCGCGAACCTGAGCGTCCTGCTGATAAGCGAGAATACCTTGAAGAGCTGGATCGATTATTCAAGCAGGCTGTCAACCGCCAACTGGTTTGCGATGTTGAGATAGGTTCTTACCTTAGCGGTGGAATGGATTCCGGTTCCATCACCGCCATCGCCGCCCAACAATTCCCGAACCTAAAAAGTTTTACTGTTGGTTTTGACCTTAGCTCTGCCTCCGGCTTGGAGTTGGCCTTTGATGAACGAGCCACTGCTGAGTCGATGTCAGCCCGCTTTAAAACTGAACATTACGAAATGGTGCTCAAGGCCGGCGATATGGAACGCTGCCTGCCCAATCTTGCCTGGCACCTTGAGGAGCCAAGAGTAGGTCAGAGCTATCCCAATTATTATGCCGCAAAGATTGCTAGTAAATTCGTTAAAGTCGTGCTGGCTGGCAGCGGTGGTGATGAACTCTTCGGTGGTTATCCCTGGCGCTACTACCGAGCTGTAAACGCCCAGACTTTTGAAGAGTATATTGACCACTATTACTTCTACTGGCAGCGACTCGCTAACAACACCCAGCTTAAGCAAATTTTTGCTCCCATACGAAGTGAGGTCGAACAAGTCTGGACGCGCAATATTTTTCGTGACGTTTTCGCAACGCACGATAATGAGCTTAATTGCCCGGAAGATTACATCAACCATTCGCTCTATTTTGAGGCAAAGACTTTCTTGCATGGTCTCTTTGTGGTGGAAGATAAACTATCTATGGCCCACAGCCTCGAAAATCGTGTGCCGTTTATGGACAACGACTTAGTCGACTTCGCAATGCAGTGTCCGGTAGGCCTCAAGCTCAATAATCTGGCTGAGGTTCTGCAGATTAATGAAAATGATCCTCGTAGCAAAAAGAATATTCATTTCCAAAAAACTAGTGATGGTAAGCAAATTTTGCGCGATATGATGAAAGCCTGTATTCCTGATGAGATCACTCAAGCCAAAAAGCAAGGTTTCTCATCTCCAGATGCAAGTTGGTTTAAGGGCGAGAGTATTGAGTTTGTTCGCCGTCAACTTCTTGATAGTAACGCTCGGATTTATGACGTCCTTGACAAGGCTTCGTTAAGCCCATTGATTGAGCAGCACTTAACAGGTGAGGAGAATAGACGTCTTTTGATATGGTCGCTGCTCAGTGTTGAAGAATTCATGGGACAGTTGTAA